Proteins from a genomic interval of Microbacterium imperiale:
- a CDS encoding phosphoglyceromutase, giving the protein MTAPYTLILLRHGQSEWNKSNQFTGWVDVRLTEQGKAEAHRGGELLAEAGLLPDVLYTSVLSRAIQTAQIALDAADRLWIPVKRSWRLNERHYGALQGKDKAQTLEEFGNEQFMLWRRSFDVPPPPLADDDQYSQVDDPRYAGIDGEVPRTESLKLVIDRLLPYWESDIADDLRSGKTVLVTAHGNSLRALVKQLEGISDDDIAELNIPTGIPLVYKLDENLQPLGPGEYLDPEAAAAGAAAVANQGKA; this is encoded by the coding sequence ATGACTGCGCCGTACACGCTGATCCTCCTCCGCCACGGGCAGAGCGAGTGGAACAAGTCCAACCAGTTCACCGGCTGGGTCGACGTCCGACTGACCGAGCAGGGCAAGGCCGAGGCCCACCGCGGTGGCGAGCTTCTCGCCGAGGCCGGCCTGCTTCCCGACGTGCTGTACACGTCGGTCCTGAGCCGCGCCATCCAGACGGCGCAGATCGCGCTCGACGCCGCCGACCGCCTGTGGATCCCGGTCAAGCGCTCGTGGCGCCTGAACGAGCGCCACTACGGCGCTCTGCAGGGCAAGGACAAGGCGCAGACCCTCGAGGAGTTCGGCAACGAGCAGTTCATGCTGTGGCGCCGCTCGTTCGACGTGCCGCCGCCGCCGCTCGCCGACGACGACCAGTACAGCCAGGTCGACGACCCCCGTTACGCAGGCATCGACGGCGAGGTGCCCCGCACCGAGTCGCTCAAGCTCGTGATCGACCGTCTGCTGCCGTACTGGGAGTCCGACATCGCCGACGACCTGCGCTCGGGCAAGACGGTGCTCGTGACGGCCCACGGCAACTCGCTCCGCGCGCTCGTCAAGCAGCTCGAGGGCATCAGCGACGACGACATCGCCGAGCTGAACATCCCCACCGGCATCCCGCTGGTCTACAAGCTCGACGAGAACCTGCAGCCGCTCGGACCGGGGGAGTACCTCGACCCCGAGGCCGCAGCAGCAGGTGCGGCCGCCGTCGCGAACCAGGGCAAGGCCTGA